The region CTGTTCCGTAAACTTGATGGCGTTGTTGAGCAGGTTGATCAGGATTTGCGTCAGCGCGCGGCGGTCGGTGTCAATCACCACCTTTTGCTCGCCCGCGTCCACTTCCAGCAGCAGGCCTTTTTGCTGCGCCAGCGGGCGCAAGGTTTCGGCCACTTCGGCGATCAGGTCGTGGCAGGGCACGGGCTCGATCGACAGGGTCAGCTTGCCCGCCTCGATCTTGGCCACGTCGAGGATGTCGTTGATCAGGGACAGCAGATGGCGCGCGCTGGCGCGGATGGTGGTCAGCTGCTTGTCCTGGTCGGCCGTCAGCGGCCCTGGCAGTTTCATCAGCAGCGCGCCCGTAAAGCCGATGATGGCGTTCAGCGGCGTGCGCAGCTCGTGCGACATATTGGCGATAAAGGCCGATTTCATGCGGCTCGCTTCGGCCAGCTCCAGGTTCTTCAGGGCGATTTCGCGGTTGGTCGTTTCCAGCTCGGCCGCGTGGTGGGCCAGGCGCATGTTCAGCTCGATCACCTGGCGCTCGCGCGCCTGCAGCTCGCCATTGACCTGCACCGCCTGTTCATAGGTCGAGATCAGGAGGTCGAGGATCTGCTGGCGCTCGGCATTGATGAAATGCTTCTGGTCGCCCAGGTACAGCGCGATGCCGATCTCGACGTTCTGGTTCTTGCGCAGCTTCTGGTTCATCAGCATGTGGCTGATGCGGTTGAGCAGATAGTCTTCCGCGTACGGCTTGCGGATGAAATTGTCGGCGCCGCATTCGATGCCGCGGATGATGTCCTTCGGGTCGTTGAGCGAGGTGACCAGGATCACCGGGATGTCGCGCAGGGTCGGGTCGGCCTTGATGGCGCGGCACAGGTCGTAGCCATTCATTTCCGGCATGACGATATCGGACAGCACCAGGTGCGGCTTGCGCTCGCGGATGGCGGCCAGGGCCAGCTGGCCGTTGGCGGCCACGCGCGCGTTGTAGTGCAGTGACTGGATCAGGCGGCGCAAGCGCTCGGCCTGGGTCGGGCTGTCTTCGACGATCAGGATTTCGATTTCGTCGGGCTTGATCTGGTTATTGGAGTCCACGGACCTCTCCTCGCTTCATGGTATTTGAATGCCGGGCGCGGTCGGCGCCCAGTATAGACATGCTGTGACTATATCGGATTTAGCCCATTAAAAGTAACTTCAAAGTAACTTCAGGGTAACTATTTCGGCCGTCCGCGCAGGCCGTGACAGTCTGTTAGTTTTCGCCCTGGAATTGCCCGGCACGGTAGGTCAGCACCAGCGTGTCGCGGTGGCCGGCCGTGCCGATGGGCTGGATCGGCGTCGACTCGTGAATGACGGCCGCGTCGTCGAGCAGCAGCAGCGACCACGGCTCGGTCAGGGTAAAGCGCTTGCCATTGGGACCATCCGCTTCGAAGATGCGCGTCTCGCCGCCCTTGATCGACTCGCGGCCAATCAGCAGCACGGCGACGAAATCGACGCCGTCGCGGTGCGCGCCTTCCGGCGTCGGGCGGCCGATGCCGTCGGTGGTGTCGATGCGGAACTGGTGCGCCTCGATGAACCACGGTTGCGCGCCCTTCACTTGCGAACAGATGTCGCCCAGCGCCACGATCAGCTGGTGCCAGGCCGCTTGCGCGGCAATCGCCGGCTCGACCGGCTCGAACAGGCGGTGCATGCCGCCATGCAGGGCGTTGTATTCGACCGGCTGCCAGTGCGCGCGGTGCGGCGTTTGCGCCAGCGTACCGCCGTCCTGCACGAAGCAGGAGTGGCGCCGGCGGCGGTAGCGCCCGCCATCCTTCAGGTAGTTGTCGAGCGCGAGGTCGTCCCAGCTCGGTTCCAGCGCACGCAGCTCAGCCAGGGTGCAGCCGGCCAGGGCCGCCACGTCCTGCGGGCGCAGCACGGCATAGCCATCGTTGCGCAAGGCGCCGGCAAGGTGGGACGGGTCGTTGAAGATCGGTGCGGCAGTGCTCATGTCGGTGCCGGCCGCGGGGCGGCCGCTATCAGGTTGTCCAGGCAGGCATTCTAATACCTGGACGGCCATCGTGTGGCGGGGGGAGGGGATTTCTTGATATGGGGGCTGGCGGTGGTGTCGGATTACGCGCGGCTGCGCCGCGCTAATCCGACCTACCCGACCTACTTGATGGGTAACTCAACGTTTTTCTGGTCAAAGAACAGCGTCTGGATCTTCTCGCCGTCCTGCACATTGAGGGTATTGCGCTGGCCGGGCAGGAAATCGGTCAGCAGCTGGTGGTGGATGCGCGCGCCGGGTGCCAGGCGGGTGCGGGGGATTTCCTGGAAGATCACCACATTGTCGGCATTGACCTTGATGCCGACCCAGTCCAGGCGCAAGCGCTTGCCGTTGGCGGCCGTGATATGAAACTGCTTTTCCACGTAGCGGCGCAGCGCCGCTTCGCTGTCCTTCTGGCCCAGGTCGAACTGGCGCTGGTAGACCTGGGTCAGCAGCGCCTCTACGTCGTGGCCGGTATAGGTGTGGACGATTTCCGTGCTGCCGCTGGCCGGGTTGTAGCTGATGTCGGCGATGCCCATATGGTAGTTATGGGCAAAGGCAGCCGTGCTGGCCACAGCCAGCGTCAGCGCCAGCAGGGCAGCCTTGATCACGACTCGCCGTCCTTGTCGCCCGCTGCGCCTTTGGCTTTCAAGGGCGTATTAAAGTCGCGCATCAGGTTTTCCTTGGGCGACTTCTCGCTCTTGAACAGTTCCAGGCGCGACGGCGTCAGCTTGCGCGGCCAGCTGTTGTTGCTGGTGTCGATGTCGGCCGTTTCCCAGTACGGGTCCTGCACCAGGCCCACCATCGGTTCGTCCGTGATGACGACCTTGGTGATTCTCTTCGGCGAGTAGCGCCACACTTCGGCCGGCACGCGCTCGATGTATTTCTTGCCGCTTTTCAGTTCGATCTCGAGGATCAGTGGCATCACCATGCCGCCCAGGTTGGACAGGTCGACCAGGTACAGATGCTTGCCCTGTTTCAGCAGTTCCTTTTCCCACGGTTCCAGGCTGGCGATCGCTTCGGCGTAGGCGTTGCGGTCCTTGTTGGTGACGGTGTAGTCGTCGTGCTGGTTATAGAAATCCTTCAGCTCCGGGTGTGCGTCGACCCGGCGCGGCATGCCCTTGTTGGCGCGGTCGGTGACCGATTCCGGCTGGGCCGCTTTCTGCGCCTTCTTCCAGGCTTTTTCCGTTTCCGGATTTTTGCTGCTCACGCCGTATTCGCTGATGCCGTCGATGCTGATATCGACCGCGTCGGTGGTGTAGAACCAGCCGCGCCAGAACCAGTCCAGGTCGGTGCCGGAGGCGTCTTCCATGGTGCGGAAAAAGTCGGCCGGCGTGGGGCGCTTGAACTTCCAGCGCTGCGCATATTCCTTGAAGGCGTAGTCGAACAGCTCGCGCCCCAGTATGGTTTCGCGCAGGATGTTCAGGCCGGCCGCCGGCTTGGCGTAGGCGTTGTTACCGAACTGCAGCAAGGACTCGGAATTGGTCATGATCGGCACCTGGTCTCGGCTACGCATGTAGTCGACGATCTCGCGCGGCTCGCCACGCGAGGCCGGATAATTTTCTTCCCATGCCTGCTGCGCCAGGTACTGCACGAAGGTGTTCAGGCCTTCGTCCATCCAGGTCCACTGGCGCTCGTCCGAGTTGATGATCATCGGGTAGTAGTTGTGGCCCACTTCATGGATGATCACGCCGATCAGGCCATACTTGGTGCGTTTCGAATACGTCAGTTCGCCCGTTTTTTTATCCTTGACGGGGCGCGGGCCATTGAACGAAATCATCGGGTATTCCATGCCGCCCACCGGGCCGTTGACGGAGATCGCGGTCGGGTAAGGGTAGTCGATGCTGTACTTGTTGTACTGTTCGATGGTGTGGACGATGGCTTGCGTGCTGTATTTTTCCCACAGCGGATTGCCTTCCTTCGGATAGTAGGACATGGCCATCACGTCGCTGCCACCCTTCTTGTAGCCCTGCGCATCCCAGATGAACTTGCGGCTCGAGGCCCAGGCGAAATCGCGCACATTGGCGGCCTTGAAGTGCCAGGTCTTCTGCGCGCGGCTGACCGATTTTTCGGCCGCTTCGGCTTCCTTCTGCGTGACGATGATCACCGGCTTGTCGCTGGTGCGCGCCTTGTCCAGGCGCTCGCGCTGGGCCGGCGTAAGGACATCCTGCGGGTTTTGCAGTTCGCCGGTGGAGGCCACCACATGGTCGGCCGGCACCGTCAGCTGCACGTCGTAGTCGCCGAATTCCAGCGTGAATTCGCCCGAGCCCAGGAACTGCTTGTGCTGCCAGCCGGCCGCATCGTAATAGGCGGCCATGCGCGGGAACCACTGCGCCACTTCGAACAGGGCGTTCTTGTCCTCGGCAAAATACTCGTAGCCGGCGCGCCCGCCCAGCACCTTCTGTTCGTTGATGCGGTAGTCCCAGTCGATCTGGAACACGAAATCCTGGCCCGGTTTCAAGGGTTGCGGCAGGTCGATGCGCATCATGGTGCGGTTGATGACGTATTTCAAAGGCTGGCCATCGGCGCCCTTGAGCGCGCGGATATTGAAGCCGCCCTGGAAGTCGCCGCGCGCCAGGATGCCGCGCAGGCCTTCGAATTTCATGGTGTCTTCGCCGGCCGTCTTGGCCCAGGCCTGGCGCGAGGGCGCGGTGGCCATGCGGCGCGCGTCGGAGTCCGGCTTGTAGATATTCTGGTCCAGCTGCACCCACAGGTAGCCGAGGGTATCGGGCGACTTGTTATGGTAGGTGACGGTGCCGCTGCCGGTGATTTCGCGTTTCGCTTCGTCCAGCGTGGCGCGGATCGTGTAGTCGGCGCGCTGCTGCCAGTAGGCGTGGCCGGGCGCGCCGGAGGCGGTGCGGTAGGTGTTCGGGGTGGGCAGCAATTCTTCCAGCTGGCGAAATTTGTCGTCGAAGGGCTCGGCGGCAAAGGCGGAAACGGTAAAGCAAAGAGCCAGGCAGGCCGCGGAGCCGGAAAGAATGCGCATGTTCACCCTGATATTGTTGTAAAGAAATAGTGGCGACTATTCTAAACGCAGGGGAGACTCTGCCTTGTATCGATTTGTAATAAAGAAAGGCGGATTTTGTGCCAGCTTTTGGCTGGCGCCGTGCATGCCGGGATTCGCCTTATTTTGCTTGGAAAAAGCGCCGGTTTACTCACTTTTCATCAGGCTGGCACGCAACTGGTCGAGCTGTTGTTTCATATCTACAACTTGCGCCACGCTGCACTGGCTGGCCGTCAAAATCGCTTCCGGCAGCAGCGCCGCCTGCTCGCGCAACTCGCTGCCCGCGTCCGTCAGCGTGATGATGACTTGTCGCTCGTCGCTGGCGGCGCGCGTGCGGTTCAACAGGCCGGCCTGCTCCATGCGCTTGAGCAGGGGCGTGAGGGTGGCCGAGTCGAGGAACAGGCGCTCGCCCACCTCGGACACGCTCAGGCCGTCGCGCTCCCACAACACCATCATCACCAGGTATTGCGAATAGGTCAGGCCCAGCTTGCGCAGGAGCTTGCGGTACAGCTTGTTCATGGCAAGCGAGGTCGAGTACAGCGCGAAGCACAGCTGGCTGTCCAGGCGCGGCACCTGGTGCAGGGGGTTGTTGGTATCCATCTGCACAGTATATATGGCGCGCGATCTAATTACAAGCGATTTGCAATCAAGTTGCAAGCGACGCCAGTGCGGCCAGCGCTGGCGCATCGAGCGTCAGTCCACCGGCGGCGACGTTTTCACGCAGATGGGCCACCGACGAGGTGCCGGGGATCACCAGCATGTTCGGCACGCGCTGCAGCAGCCAGGCCAGCGCCACCTGCATCGGTGTCGCCTGCAGGCTGGCCGCCACCTGGCTCAAGGCATCGGACTGCAGCGGCGAAAAACCGCCGAGCGGGAAGAAGGGGACATAGGCGATGCCTTGCGCGGCCAGGCTGTCGATCAGCGCGTCGTCGACCCGGTGCGCCAGGTTGTAGTGATTCTGCACGCAGACAATCGGCGTGATGGCCTGCGCTTCGGCCACTTGCGCCGCATCGACATTGGACAGGCCGATATGGCGTACCAGCCCTTCCCGCTGCAGTTGCATCATGGTTGCCAGCGGCTCGGCCAGCGAGGAGCCGTCGGCGCCGTCCAGCCCGGGTGCGCGCAGGTTGACCACGTCGAGCACATCGAGGCCCAGGTTGCGCAGGTTGTCGTGCACGGCGTCGCGCAGTTGCTGCGGCGAGGCGGCCGGCAGCCAGGACTGGTCGGCGCCGCGCACGAAGCCGATCTTGGTGACGATGGCGAGACCGTCGCGGTAAGGGTGCAGCGCTTCGCGGATGATCTGGTTGGTGATGTGCGGGCCATAAAAATCCGAGGTGTCGATATGGTTGATGCCCAGCTCGATGGCCTCGCGCAGCACGGCCACGGCGGCGGCGCGGTCTTTCGGCGGACCCCACA is a window of Janthinobacterium sp. J1-1 DNA encoding:
- a CDS encoding MarR family transcriptional regulator; translated protein: MDTNNPLHQVPRLDSQLCFALYSTSLAMNKLYRKLLRKLGLTYSQYLVMMVLWERDGLSVSEVGERLFLDSATLTPLLKRMEQAGLLNRTRAASDERQVIITLTDAGSELREQAALLPEAILTASQCSVAQVVDMKQQLDQLRASLMKSE
- a CDS encoding M1 family metallopeptidase; this encodes MRILSGSAACLALCFTVSAFAAEPFDDKFRQLEELLPTPNTYRTASGAPGHAYWQQRADYTIRATLDEAKREITGSGTVTYHNKSPDTLGYLWVQLDQNIYKPDSDARRMATAPSRQAWAKTAGEDTMKFEGLRGILARGDFQGGFNIRALKGADGQPLKYVINRTMMRIDLPQPLKPGQDFVFQIDWDYRINEQKVLGGRAGYEYFAEDKNALFEVAQWFPRMAAYYDAAGWQHKQFLGSGEFTLEFGDYDVQLTVPADHVVASTGELQNPQDVLTPAQRERLDKARTSDKPVIIVTQKEAEAAEKSVSRAQKTWHFKAANVRDFAWASSRKFIWDAQGYKKGGSDVMAMSYYPKEGNPLWEKYSTQAIVHTIEQYNKYSIDYPYPTAISVNGPVGGMEYPMISFNGPRPVKDKKTGELTYSKRTKYGLIGVIIHEVGHNYYPMIINSDERQWTWMDEGLNTFVQYLAQQAWEENYPASRGEPREIVDYMRSRDQVPIMTNSESLLQFGNNAYAKPAAGLNILRETILGRELFDYAFKEYAQRWKFKRPTPADFFRTMEDASGTDLDWFWRGWFYTTDAVDISIDGISEYGVSSKNPETEKAWKKAQKAAQPESVTDRANKGMPRRVDAHPELKDFYNQHDDYTVTNKDRNAYAEAIASLEPWEKELLKQGKHLYLVDLSNLGGMVMPLILEIELKSGKKYIERVPAEVWRYSPKRITKVVITDEPMVGLVQDPYWETADIDTSNNSWPRKLTPSRLELFKSEKSPKENLMRDFNTPLKAKGAAGDKDGES
- a CDS encoding 2OG-Fe dioxygenase family protein, translated to MSTAAPIFNDPSHLAGALRNDGYAVLRPQDVAALAGCTLAELRALEPSWDDLALDNYLKDGGRYRRRRHSCFVQDGGTLAQTPHRAHWQPVEYNALHGGMHRLFEPVEPAIAAQAAWHQLIVALGDICSQVKGAQPWFIEAHQFRIDTTDGIGRPTPEGAHRDGVDFVAVLLIGRESIKGGETRIFEADGPNGKRFTLTEPWSLLLLDDAAVIHESTPIQPIGTAGHRDTLVLTYRAGQFQGEN
- a CDS encoding DUF6702 family protein; protein product: MIKAALLALTLAVASTAAFAHNYHMGIADISYNPASGSTEIVHTYTGHDVEALLTQVYQRQFDLGQKDSEAALRRYVEKQFHITAANGKRLRLDWVGIKVNADNVVIFQEIPRTRLAPGARIHHQLLTDFLPGQRNTLNVQDGEKIQTLFFDQKNVELPIK
- a CDS encoding response regulator, which codes for MDSNNQIKPDEIEILIVEDSPTQAERLRRLIQSLHYNARVAANGQLALAAIRERKPHLVLSDIVMPEMNGYDLCRAIKADPTLRDIPVILVTSLNDPKDIIRGIECGADNFIRKPYAEDYLLNRISHMLMNQKLRKNQNVEIGIALYLGDQKHFINAERQQILDLLISTYEQAVQVNGELQARERQVIELNMRLAHHAAELETTNREIALKNLELAEASRMKSAFIANMSHELRTPLNAIIGFTGALLMKLPGPLTADQDKQLTTIRASARHLLSLINDILDVAKIEAGKLTLSIEPVPCHDLIAEVAETLRPLAQQKGLLLEVDAGEQKVVIDTDRRALTQILINLLNNAIKFTEQGSVRISLARREEDGALVTEMSITDSGAGIKEEDQAKLFQAFSQLDSTSTRHVEGAGLGLYLCQNLANAIGGALFFNSDYGQGSTFTLALRS
- a CDS encoding oxidoreductase, which codes for MTTYSPNQHQFTPAGSDLVFNRIGYGAMQLAGPHVWGPPKDRAAAVAVLREAIELGINHIDTSDFYGPHITNQIIREALHPYRDGLAIVTKIGFVRGADQSWLPAASPQQLRDAVHDNLRNLGLDVLDVVNLRAPGLDGADGSSLAEPLATMMQLQREGLVRHIGLSNVDAAQVAEAQAITPIVCVQNHYNLAHRVDDALIDSLAAQGIAYVPFFPLGGFSPLQSDALSQVAASLQATPMQVALAWLLQRVPNMLVIPGTSSVAHLRENVAAGGLTLDAPALAALASLAT